TGCTCACGAGACTTTTTATCGACGTGAGTCGATCGCTGGACGGTAAACTTTTCAATCTTCGTCGGAAGCGGAATTGGCCCGACGACCTTCGCCCCGCTGCGCCGAACCGTCTCAACGATTTCAGCGACGGATTGATCGAGGACGCGATAATCGAATCCTCTGAGCCGAATTCTAATTCTTTGATCGAC
The Nitrospira sp. genome window above contains:
- the rpsJ gene encoding 30S ribosomal protein S10, with the protein product MKVDQRIRIRLRGFDYRVLDQSVAEIVETVRRSGAKVVGPIPLPTKIEKFTVQRSTHVDKKSREQFEMRTHKRLLDIMEPTPETMDSLMKLNLAAGVDVEIKL